In Vigna radiata var. radiata cultivar VC1973A unplaced genomic scaffold, Vradiata_ver6 scaffold_352, whole genome shotgun sequence, a genomic segment contains:
- the LOC106779171 gene encoding disease resistance protein RPM1-like: MAENAVTLLALLAENLLTLLKEEGKTLSGVHKDVKQIENLVKQIKPFMKNAEEKVLIEESVKNWMNGLREVMFRMEDVVDLYLFKVAKRDGVRYGMTKKIKSVKHRHRISSEIKDIRLTLDDLLISISTRLQVLPSHGDALPITIPRPHFVKESQLVGIEHNMQKFRDWLAKANSPLLVVVGPPGIGKTSIVKNVYNKQRKLNQPKRKKDFDFCVWITMTQADSWYPIMQIKEEILMADPSGSTSLRSATRENLTEKLGEYFIDKRCLIVLDDVKELKIWDVIQFAIPQHRVIITTQRDKFPNNIGSDTSVEKIKLEPLSSEDALKLFHQKVKHVQFPELSQLSKEFMEKCNGVPLAILAISSLLSTMKSAIEWRRVRDDLGSLLRSHHHLEMVRHVLLQSYRELPYRLKQCFLYFGLFPQGYSISCKRLIRLWVAEDFVEGDTQNKSMEEFGGEYMAELICRGLVHASRVDFDGIPRSCHVYNLMHEIIASICKDQMFCHVLEDVRTPVNSNMDFFHRRLSIIKKNDSATMERDQNWGKVRSCFVFDDAKKWQVNNHFFSSFEFLIRLDLSHACLSVDVLPEQVGNLLNLKYLSLRNTNIMSLPESIGNLVNLQTLDLKQTKLHEVKIDKLVKLRHLLAYYVSYQSSEFYCLEGLRLSEGVQNLESLQNLSYLDVSGGRIVKGLQKLTKLRKLGIIKLEAKHGEALCISIEHMINLCSLSIGALGKQGMLKLQSLKPPLSLKRLYLYGRLGELPTWISTLPNLIRLYLKWSDLKQDPLHYLKDLPQLLHLELFCT, encoded by the exons ATGGCTGAAAATGCAGTGACCCTTCTGGCCCTTCTAGCTGAAAATTTGTTGACGTTACTGAAGGAGGAAGGAAAAACATTAAGCGGGGTTCACAAAGATGTTAAACAGATCGAGAATCTCGTAAAACAAATCAAACCTTTCATGAAGAATGCAGAGGAGAAGGTACTGATTGAAGAAAGCGTGAAAAATTGGATGAATGGGTTGAGGGAAGTGATGTTTCGCATGGAGGATGTGGTTGATCTCTATTTGTTCAAAGTGGCAAAACGTGATGGAGTTCGTTATGGAATGACAAAGAAGATCAAAAGTGTAAAACATCGTCATCGTATATCATCTGAGATTAAAGATATCAGACTAACCCTAGATGACCTCTTAATCAGTATCAGCACAAGACTACAAGTCCTACCATCTCATGGAGACGCTCTTCCCATTACAATTCCAAG GCCTCATTTTGTGAAGGAATCTCAACTTGTTGGGATTGAACATAACATGCAAAAGTTCAGAGATTGGCTGGCAAAAGCTAATAGTCCACTGTTGGTGGTGGTAGGCCCACCGGGGATAG GTAAAACTTCAATAGTGAAGAATGTGTATAACAAGCAAAGGAAATTGAACCAGCCGAAGAGAAAGAAGGATTTCGACTTTTGCGTATGGATAACCATGACTCAAGCTGATTCTTGGTACCCAATAatgcaaattaaagaagaaatacTTATGGCAGATCCCAGTGGATCAACTTCATTGAGGAGTGCAACAAGGGAGAATCTTACAGAAAAATTGGGAGAATACTTCATAGATAAGAGATGCCTTATCGTGTTAGATGATGTGAAGGAACTAAAAATTTGGGACGTTATCCAATTTGCCATACCTCAACATCGGGTTATTATCACTACACAACGTGATAAATTTCCAAATAATATTGGAAGTGATACATCTGTTGAAAAAATCAAGTTAGAACCTTTGTCTTCAGAAGATGCTTTGAAGCTCTTTCACCAGAAGGTTAAGCATGTTCAATTCCCTGAGTTAAGTCAATTGTCCAAAGAATTCATGGAAAAATGCAATGGTGTGCCACTGGCCATTCTGGCCATTTCTAGTCTCCTTTCCACTATGAAATCTGCCATTGAATGGCGAAGGGTACGTGACGATCTTGGTTCATTATTGCGAAGTCACCATCATCTTGAAATGGTCCGACATGTATTGTTGCAAAGTTACCGAGAACTTCCTTATCGCCTCAAACAATGCTTCTTATACTTTGGCCTTTTCCCTCAGGGCTATTCCATTAGTTGCAAGAGGCTTATTCGCTTGTGGGTAGCAGAGGATTTTGTAGAAGGAGATACCCAGAACAAATCAATGGAGGAATTTGGAGGTGAATACATGGCTGAACTAATCTGTAGAGGTTTGGTTCATGCTTCACGAGTTGATTTTGATGGAATACCTAGAAGCTGTCATGTGTATAACCTCATGCATGAGATCATAGCTAGTATTTGTAAAGACCAAATGTTTTGTCATGTATTGGAAGATGTAAGGACACCAGTGAACTCCAACATGGATTTCTTTCATAGGCGTTTATCAATTATAAAGAAGAATGATTCTGCTACTATGGAAAGAGACCAAAACTGGGGAAAAGTTAGGTCTTGTTTTGTTTTCGATGATGCTAAGAAGTGGCAGGTGAACAACCATTTTTTCTCTAGTTTTGAGTTTCTGATTCGATTAGACTTGTCTCATGCATGTCTATCTGTTGATGTTCTTCCTGAACAAGTTGGAAATCTATTGAACTTGAAATACTTGAGCCTAAGGAACACCAACATCATGTCACTTCCGGAGTCCATTGGAAACCTAGTGAATCTGCAGACTCTAGACCTAAAACAAACTAAATTGCATGAAGTGAAGATCGATAAGCTTGTCAAGTTACGCCATCTCCTAGCTTACTATGTCAGTTATCAAAGTTCAGAATTTTACTGTTTAGAAGGACTAAGGTTAAGTGAAGGAGTTCAAAATCTAGAATCATTGCAGAATCTATCATATTTAGATGTATCTGGTGGTAGAATAGTAAAGGGACTGCAAAAGCTAACGAAGTTAAGGAAGCTGGGAATTATAAAGCTAGAAGCAAAACATGGTGAAGCACTGTGCATTTCTATAGAGCACATGATCAATCTATGTTCTCTAAGCATTGGGGCTTTGGGAAAACAAGGCATGCTAAAGTTACAATCTTTAAAACCTCCATTGTCCCTTAAACGCCTTTACCTATATGGGCGTTTAGGAGAACTTCCAACATGGATATCAACTCTTCCAAATCTTATCAGATTGTACTTGAAGTGGTCTGATCTAAAGCAAGATCCATTACATTACCTTAAGGACCTGCCACAATTGTTGCACCTTGAGTT GTTTTGTACTTAG